One Sulfoacidibacillus ferrooxidans DNA window includes the following coding sequences:
- a CDS encoding MFS transporter: MSVQTQEGNPSISGSVEKQSNHLGLMSFAHFLNDGSANYLPGILPAILLALHEPSAMAGVLMAALLIGQALQPFTGIWADRVGGRLIFIFGLMGSSIGGALLGFSHALWVLILFLFVIGIGNAMFHPQALAIVRSSVNQKRQGLGLSAFLVGGELGRGVFPMITSFIVVALGLANLWLLAIPTLLTVPFLLRYAPQLPAQTKKSRRIDWKKHAKPMWFLVSFASLRSLIIYGVVTFIPILWHARGGNLVVGASIITTLLVVGIVGNLLGGHLADRYGRRPLLIVSSVFSAVIVALLAVVSGPLLWLLAGLLGIALFASVPVTVLVGQDIFPENRSLGSGIALGLANGIGAMLVLVIGMFISSIGVTGILVVIGILGLVDTGIAIAMPKIMTEHHGSASAHS; encoded by the coding sequence GTGTCAGTTCAAACGCAGGAGGGGAATCCAAGCATCAGTGGATCCGTTGAGAAACAGTCCAATCATCTAGGACTGATGAGCTTTGCCCATTTTCTTAATGATGGATCGGCCAATTACCTGCCAGGTATCTTGCCAGCTATTTTGCTCGCTTTACATGAACCTTCAGCGATGGCTGGGGTATTAATGGCCGCATTATTGATTGGGCAGGCTTTACAGCCCTTTACAGGAATATGGGCAGATCGTGTAGGGGGACGCCTTATTTTTATTTTTGGTCTTATGGGCAGTTCCATTGGGGGAGCTTTATTAGGCTTTAGTCATGCATTGTGGGTACTTATCTTATTTTTATTTGTGATTGGCATTGGCAATGCCATGTTTCATCCCCAAGCCTTGGCCATTGTGCGCTCTTCAGTGAACCAAAAACGTCAGGGATTAGGCTTATCTGCTTTTCTGGTAGGTGGTGAGCTTGGACGCGGTGTATTTCCAATGATTACTAGTTTTATCGTGGTAGCATTGGGTCTTGCGAACTTATGGTTACTTGCCATACCAACATTACTCACTGTTCCTTTTTTGTTGCGATATGCTCCACAATTACCAGCTCAAACTAAAAAGTCACGGCGCATCGACTGGAAGAAACATGCGAAACCCATGTGGTTTTTAGTGAGTTTTGCTAGTTTGCGTTCACTCATCATCTATGGAGTGGTAACCTTTATTCCGATTCTCTGGCACGCGCGTGGAGGGAATCTCGTCGTAGGTGCTTCCATTATAACTACGCTTCTTGTCGTCGGGATTGTAGGCAATTTGTTGGGTGGTCATTTAGCTGATCGCTATGGAAGACGGCCCTTGTTAATAGTATCAAGTGTTTTTTCGGCTGTTATTGTAGCATTACTTGCTGTTGTCAGTGGACCCTTACTGTGGTTACTTGCAGGGTTACTGGGAATCGCACTATTTGCCAGTGTTCCCGTTACAGTATTGGTGGGACAGGATATTTTTCCTGAAAATCGCTCATTAGGTTCAGGCATTGCACTAGGTCTTGCCAATGGAATCGGAGCCATGTTAGTTCTTGTGATCGGAATGTTTATTAGTTCGATTGGTGTCACCGGGATATTAGTTGTGATTGGTATTCTTGGATTAGTGGATACGGGGATTGCAATTGCTATGCCAAAAATCATGACAGAGCATCATGGCAGTGCATCAGCACATTCATAA
- a CDS encoding patatin-like phospholipase family protein has translation MTLIRHHKVAVALSGGMLRGAAHVGVLQALEDMGIQPDAIAGTSAGGVVAALYGRGLSTELLEEVTHQFNGRKLLDVSLPITDVLKTISLLPLYYLHIIKGVSHRIPPGFIVGGKLEAWLHKLIDIAPTRHAIAHLVVTTDLLSGKAVVFYDATERPKTLARVEFLPMIDPVASIRASCSLPGILYPRAYASRLLVDGALRNNLPVDLLYHLGYTKVIAVDLHQSQMDDQVTPSFFPVLDRMMDILIDESMELRINRFRPFVIQPNLDEIKWTSWGLMDKAVQIGRDATKALQKDILAYVET, from the coding sequence GTGACTTTGATTCGTCATCATAAAGTAGCTGTTGCCTTAAGTGGAGGAATGCTTCGAGGTGCAGCACATGTTGGGGTTTTACAAGCGTTAGAGGATATGGGGATTCAACCGGATGCGATTGCGGGTACTTCAGCGGGGGGAGTAGTTGCGGCACTATATGGAAGAGGGCTTTCAACTGAATTATTAGAAGAAGTAACGCATCAATTTAATGGACGTAAATTGCTTGATGTGTCACTTCCTATAACTGATGTTCTAAAGACCATTTCGTTATTGCCACTTTACTATTTACACATCATAAAAGGAGTCTCTCATCGCATCCCACCCGGATTCATTGTGGGGGGCAAACTTGAAGCATGGTTACATAAGCTAATAGACATTGCACCGACACGCCACGCTATTGCGCACTTAGTTGTAACCACAGATCTGTTATCTGGGAAAGCGGTTGTTTTTTATGATGCAACAGAGCGGCCAAAGACACTTGCGCGAGTAGAGTTTCTACCTATGATCGATCCGGTTGCCTCTATTCGAGCGAGTTGTTCATTGCCTGGGATCTTATACCCTAGAGCATATGCTAGTCGCTTACTTGTGGACGGCGCTCTAAGAAATAACCTACCTGTTGATTTACTGTACCATCTTGGCTATACAAAGGTAATTGCCGTGGATTTACATCAATCACAAATGGATGATCAAGTCACTCCATCCTTCTTTCCTGTGTTAGATCGCATGATGGATATTTTAATCGATGAATCCATGGAGTTGCGCATAAATAGATTTCGTCCATTTGTCATTCAACCGAATCTAGATGAGATTAAGTGGACCTCATGGGGTTTAATGGATAAAGCCGTTCAGATTGGTAGGGATGCCACAAAAGCACTCCAAAAAGACATCCTAGCCTATGTAGAGACTTGA
- the crcB gene encoding fluoride efflux transporter CrcB has protein sequence MDWLGIALGGVAGAWMRFFVTNRINAIWNKNFPLATFLINITGAFFLGFLYAAVRPHNVLDMWLRNSIGVGFIGAYTTFSTMMYETMTLFGRKQIKIMGVYLVASLVVGLLGAFIGASI, from the coding sequence GTGGACTGGCTCGGAATTGCGTTAGGTGGTGTGGCTGGGGCATGGATGCGTTTCTTTGTTACCAATCGAATCAATGCAATTTGGAATAAAAACTTTCCTTTAGCTACCTTTTTAATCAATATTACAGGTGCTTTTTTTCTTGGTTTTCTCTATGCAGCTGTGCGCCCTCATAATGTACTTGATATGTGGTTGCGCAATTCGATCGGTGTTGGCTTTATAGGGGCCTATACGACCTTTTCTACGATGATGTATGAAACTATGACCCTTTTTGGGCGCAAGCAGATCAAAATTATGGGCGTGTATCTGGTGGCAAGTCTTGTGGTTGGATTATTGGGTGCTTTCATCGGTGCATCCATATAA
- a CDS encoding NAD(P)/FAD-dependent oxidoreductase, translating to MAHQLVLIGGGYAGMYFLRTTLDLLPSDVEVTLVDRLPKSPLKTEFYSIAAGTSSLKEVTLPFPHHPQLTVVYDEVIGIDQEKKQLTLREKDILPYDTLIVALGCVDRFHKIPGAEEFSLSLQSLKRAQITGHEILTLDAYRSVVLVGAGLTGVELAAELRETRHDLNITLIDRNDLVLNGFSDKLRQYVETWMTSHDIQVQHGIKAQSIFCDHMVHEQGELAFDKLVWTAGIQANPFVQLIVGADFDSIGRVIVDEEQRLPSNPDIYVIGDCAASEHPPTAQLAEFHGEYVGQVLAGKWRGQQVPKRSFTTKGILGSLGRGTGFGTLKGVDMSGKIPRMLKSGVLWSYKKHVEKK from the coding sequence ATGGCGCATCAACTCGTCTTAATCGGCGGAGGATATGCTGGAATGTATTTTTTGCGCACGACTCTAGATCTCTTGCCATCGGATGTAGAAGTTACCTTAGTCGATCGATTACCTAAAAGCCCTTTAAAGACAGAGTTTTATAGTATTGCGGCAGGTACTTCATCGTTAAAAGAAGTTACACTTCCTTTTCCTCATCACCCTCAGTTAACGGTCGTGTACGATGAAGTTATCGGCATTGATCAAGAAAAGAAGCAGTTGACTCTGCGTGAAAAAGACATTTTACCGTATGACACGCTGATCGTTGCACTTGGCTGTGTCGATCGCTTTCATAAGATACCTGGGGCCGAAGAATTCTCTTTAAGTTTACAGAGCTTAAAGCGAGCACAAATTACAGGACATGAAATTTTGACATTAGATGCTTATCGATCGGTGGTATTAGTTGGAGCAGGACTTACTGGAGTCGAATTGGCAGCTGAATTGCGTGAGACACGACATGATTTAAACATTACCTTGATTGATCGCAATGATCTTGTCCTAAATGGATTTTCAGATAAACTTCGTCAATATGTAGAAACATGGATGACTTCTCATGATATACAAGTACAACATGGCATAAAGGCGCAGAGCATTTTTTGTGATCATATGGTGCATGAGCAGGGTGAACTAGCTTTTGATAAGTTGGTGTGGACCGCAGGGATTCAAGCAAACCCGTTTGTTCAATTGATTGTGGGTGCAGATTTTGATTCCATTGGGCGAGTGATCGTGGATGAAGAACAGCGTTTACCGAGCAATCCGGACATTTATGTGATTGGTGATTGTGCTGCATCAGAGCACCCACCGACTGCACAATTGGCTGAATTTCACGGCGAGTATGTAGGACAAGTATTAGCTGGCAAGTGGCGCGGGCAACAAGTGCCGAAGCGTTCTTTCACTACAAAAGGAATCCTCGGTTCACTTGGACGAGGTACTGGGTTTGGAACATTAAAGGGTGTTGATATGTCAGGGAAGATACCACGCATGTTAAAAAGTGGTGTTTTATGGTCGTACAAAAAACACGTTGAAAAAAAATGA
- a CDS encoding thioredoxin family protein produces the protein MQTITSEEQFSKAISEDNYTVMKFITSWCPDCKNLNRFIDDIIANHQDKSWFEINAEDFPDLSEKYEVRGVPSLLIYKNGEKIAHLHSKFAKTKPQIMEFLGTLK, from the coding sequence ATGCAAACGATCACGTCAGAAGAGCAATTTTCAAAAGCCATTTCAGAGGACAACTATACGGTGATGAAGTTCATTACCTCATGGTGCCCAGACTGTAAAAACCTCAATCGTTTTATTGATGACATCATTGCCAATCACCAAGATAAAAGCTGGTTTGAAATTAACGCTGAAGATTTCCCGGATCTTAGTGAGAAGTACGAAGTTCGTGGTGTACCTAGTCTTCTGATTTACAAAAACGGAGAAAAAATTGCACATTTGCATAGTAAATTCGCAAAAACAAAACCTCAAATCATGGAATTTTTAGGTACATTAAAGTAA
- a CDS encoding fluoride efflux transporter FluC — protein MNKKSLVWKQYLAIAAFAVLGALARQELEIILPPLSGTGFPIATLLINLSGAFFLAWFYTVTTSFIPIVQWLRTGVGTGFVGSYTTFSTFMVESQALLAHGAIVVAAVYIVISFVGGFAVAWFGVYLGNVLNHKKHAPIDGE, from the coding sequence ATGAACAAGAAATCTTTGGTCTGGAAACAGTATCTCGCTATTGCGGCATTTGCAGTTTTAGGTGCGCTCGCACGACAAGAATTAGAAATCATTCTTCCACCTCTATCAGGAACAGGATTTCCTATCGCAACGTTGCTTATTAACCTTAGTGGCGCTTTTTTCTTGGCGTGGTTCTATACTGTGACGACGAGTTTCATACCCATTGTACAATGGCTTCGCACAGGTGTTGGAACTGGCTTTGTTGGATCCTATACGACTTTTTCAACATTTATGGTTGAATCACAAGCGCTTTTAGCACATGGGGCAATTGTAGTAGCGGCAGTCTATATAGTGATTAGTTTTGTGGGTGGATTTGCAGTTGCTTGGTTTGGTGTCTATTTGGGCAATGTTTTGAATCATAAAAAACATGCGCCGATCGATGGGGAGTGA